The Sandaracinus amylolyticus genomic interval CGTCGGTGATCACCGCGATCGATCCGGTCGTCGGCGCGGTCTGCGCGCGGCGGAGCGTCGCGCTCACGGTCGCGCGCTGTCCCGCCTGCACCAGCACCTGCTGCGAGAACGGCTGGACGTCCTCGCCCTCCGGTCGGATCTCGATCTGGTGCATGCCCGCGGGCACGTCGTCGAGCACCGTCGTGGTCGCGCCTCGTGGCTGACCGTCGAGGAAGATCGGTGCCCCTTGGATGTCGGCGCTGACGAGGATCGATCCCGTCGTCGGCGCCGCACGTTCGAGCATCGCGGTGACGCGGACCACCTGCCCGCCCTGCACCTCGACCCACTGCTCGAAGTTGTTGTAGCCCTCGCGCGAGATCTCGACCTGGTGCCGGCCCGGCTGGAGGCTCTCCACGCGGATCGGGAGCGATCCGAGCGTGCCTCCGCCGACGACCTGACCGTCGATCCGCACCTGCGCGCCCCGCGCGCCCTCGTTGCCCGCGCTGACCTCGATGGTGCCGAGCGGTCGGAGGACGGCGCGGAACGTCTCGCGGCGACGACGCACCGTCACCGTGAGCCGCGCCTCCTCGAAGTTCGGCATCCGGAAGATCAGCGTGTGCGCGCCCGCGGGCACGCGAACCGCGGTGAGCGGCGTGGTGCCGAGCGGCGCGCCGTCCGGGCTGTCGAGATAGACGGTCGCGCCGGGGGGAACGGACTCGACGTTGACCGGGATGCCTCGCTGCGCCTCGGCGCGCGTCGCTGGAACTGTGAGCGAGAGGAGCGTGCCTAGCGCGGCGATCGCCACCCAGGCCAAGGAACGAAGAGTCGCTCGAGCCATTCCGCCTCCGGTTTGTGCGCGAAACTGCCGACGCCAGTCCTCCATACCCGGGAGCGCGTCCGGGAATCAAGCCGGGCGGTCGACCCGGGACAGTTGCCGCGAGAACGGATTTCCGTCGAGCGCTACGCCGCCTCGGAGTCCGCGAGCTCTCCGTCGACCTCGAGGTCGGTGCTCGGCGCGCCGTCGGCGAACAGCGGCGCGCCGCCGTCTTCCTCGCGGATCTTGCGCGGACGACCGCGCTTCTTCGGGGCGTTCGCCGCCGCCGCCTCGTCGCGCGCCGGCTCGGCGCGGCGCACCACCGACGCGAGCGCGGCGATCGCGGTCACGCGCTCGCGCAGCTCGGGCTGGTCCTCGGTGAACACCTTCGCGTACGAGAGGCCGCGCTGGGCCTTCGCGGTCAGCGTCGCGGTCCGCTCCGCCACCACCGCGCGGGCCGCCTCGAGCGCGCGCTCTGCCGCTTCGAGCGTGCGCTGGGCCTCGATCAGCTCGGCCTCCGCGGTCTCGAGGATCGCGCGATCGAGGTCGGGAAAGCGAACGTCGGTGAGTGGACCGCGGTACAAATCGAGGATCTCGCGGGCGAGAGCGGGAACGGGATCGCGGATGTCGTCGTGCACGGCCTGCCTCCGTATGCCTGAACTCGTGTTCAGGTGAACCGTGGCTTACACGACGGAGGGATCTCCGCGCAAGCTCCTGACGCGACGAATCGATCGCGAGGTGCGCGCGTCACTCCCCCGAGCGAGGCCGACGCGATCGAGCGCTGCGCGTTTCGGGTCGAGAACCGAGGCGTCGTATGCTCGCGCGCCCTTCCCCCCGAGCGGCTCCGCTCTTCGAGGATTTGCATGAGACCCACGCTTCGCGCCCTCCCGTTCGTGCTCGCGCTCTTCGCCGCCCTGTTCGCGCTTCCGGCCCACGCGCAGGTCGAGCAACCGCCGCCGGTGATCGAGCGGCTCGAGCCGACCTCGGGACCCCCGGGGACCGTGGTTCAGATGGTCGGCCGTTATTTCCGGCCCGGGCAGCAGGTGCGCCTCGCCGGGCAGCCGGTCGAGGTGCTCTCGCAGATGCCGAACCGCTGGACGCTGCGCATCCCGCAGGGCGCGCAGAGTGGGCGCATCGCGGTCGAGGTCCCCGGCGTCACCACAACGATCGGCCCCGAGTTCCGGGTGCTCGCGGCCGCGCCGCCGCCGGTGATCACGGACCTTCAGCCGCGCGTCGTCGCGCCCGGCGGCGAGGTGCGGATCCTCGGAGAGAACTTCTCGCCGCGCATCACCGAGAACCTCGTAACGCTGGGGGGCGTCGGGGTCGTGGTGCGCACGGCGACGCCGACCGAGCTCGTCGTCATCGTGCCGCCGACCGCGCAGAGCGGGCGCTTCTCGGTGCGCGTCGCGGGCTCGGGGGAGACGGTCGCGCCGTTCGATCTCCAGATCGGCGTGCCCCTGGCGATCACCGGGTTCTCGCCCGCGGTGGGCGCGCCGGGGACGCAGGTCACGGTCAGCGGCACGGGCTTCCAGAGCTCGCCGCGCGGGCAGCAGGTCTTCATCGGCAACACCGCGGTTCGCGTCGTCAGCGCGTCGCCGACCGCGCTCGTCATCGAGGTGCCGCCGTCCGCGACGAGCGGCGTGATCATGGTCGACGTGCGGCGCACCGGTCGCGCGTACTCCGCGACGCCGTTCGTGGTGCAGGCCGCGCCGGTGGTCGCGTCGTTCGATCCGCCCGCGGGGCCGCCGGGCTCGATGGTGCGGGTCCGCGGCGCCAATTTCGGCACCGACGTTCGCGTCGTGCAGGTGATCTTCGGCAACGTGCTCGGCGTCGTGCGCGGGCTGTCGCCGCAGGAGATCGTCGTCGAGGTGCCGCAGGGCGCGGGCACCGGGCCGATCTCGGTGATCATCAACGGCGTCGGCCCGGTGCGCTCGAGCGGCGTGTTCAGCGTGCTCAGCGCGCCGGCGATCGCAGATTTCCAGCCGCGCAGCGGCGGCGTGGGCACCGAGGTTGTGATCACCGGCAGCGGTTTCAGCCCGGTCGCGGCGCAGAATCGCGTCTCGATCTCGGGCGTCGCGGCCCAGGTGATCGCCGCCGCGCCGACCCAGCTCCGGGTGCGCATGCCGGCCGCGTCGAGCGGGCCGATCCAGATCGACGTGCAGAACGCGGGCACCGCGCGCTCGAGCCAGCCCTTCGTCGTCACCACGCCGCCCTTCATCGCGCGCTTCGAGCCGGCGCAGGGCCTCCCGGGCAGCGTCGTGACCATCCACGGTGCGAGCTTCGGTAACAACGCCGCGCTCGTGGAGGCGACGATCGGCGATCGCCGCATGCAGCTGCGCTCGGTGACCGATCAGCGCATCGAGGCCGTCATCCCCGCGGGCGCCACCAGCGGGCAGCTGCGCGTGACGGTGCGCCTCCAGGGCAGCGCCGTGAGCCAGCAGGTGTTCGACGTGCTCGGCGCGTTCGCGGTCACCGGCGTCGAGCCGGCGAACGCGTACCCGGGGCAGTGGCTGACGATCCGCGGCAGCGGGTTCACGGCGACGGGCATGGAGGTGCGCTTCGCGGGCGTGTCGACGCCGGTGCCCTACACGTTCGTGACCGCCTCGGAGATTCGCGTCGTGGTGCCGACGGGCGCTTCGAGCGGCGCGCTCGCCGTGCGCACCGCCGACGGTCGCGAGGCGAGCCCGCGCGTCGACGTCACGCCGCCCCCGGGCGGCATGGCGATCACCTCGGTCGAGAGCCGCGGCTGCGTCCGCCAGGGATGCACCGTGATCGTGCGCGGGCACGGCTTCGGCGCGCGCCCCAACGATCAGTGGGTGACGTTCGGCGGGCAGCGCGTGCGCGTGCGCCGCGCTTCGCCGGTCGAGCTCGAGCTGAACGTGCACCGGCGCATGATGGGCACCGCGACGTTCCGCGTTCAGACGCGCTCGGGGCAGAGCGCGGAGAGCACGCCGTTCACGCTGCAGTGAGCTCTCGGGGTCACGCGGCGGCGGCGATCACCGCCGCGTGCTCCTCGCGCATCAACCACGTGCCGAATGGGAATGGGACGTCGCGCCGGCCGCGACGCCAGGCTTCGCGCGCGTCTCGATAGGCCGTGCGGAATGCGCGGATGCGCTCCGCGGACTCGCGCCACGCGTCGTGGTTGCCGCGCCCGACCGCGAAGGTGGGGCTCGCCTCGCGAATCGGCTCTCGCGAGGTCGCGCGGCGGAACGGCGAGAGCTTGGCGCAGCGGTCGGCGCCGAGGAACGTGCCGCCGATCTCGCGGGCGCGTGCGCGCGCGGCCGACTCGAGCGCTGCGACCTCGTGAGCGACGAGCTCGCGGAAGCGGGCGTCGGTGACGTCGAGCTGGCGGGCGGCGCCGGGCATCTCGAGGTGCAGCTCGATGAACGGCGGCCACTTGTCGTCGTCGTGCCCGAAGTACTCGGTGGGACGTTCGATGCGCCACGTCGCGCTGCCGAGCTCTTCCGGGCGCGTCTTGACCCCGGGCCAGTCCTTCGCGCGCGGGACGAGGCACGCGGCAACCGGGTTGGCGATCGCGTACGCGATCTTCTCGACGACGGCGTTGGGCGTGCGCAGCTCGACGACGCTCGTCGGCTCGTGGTCCCACACGGAGCCGTCCCAGCGACGGAGGACCTTCGTCGCCAGCGCGACGTGGCGGTGCAGGTAGTGGAGGAGCTCGGGGAGGCGGCCGAGCGGGTCGGACACCACGAGGTGCTCGTGCGTGCTCATCAGCACGGCGGCGTGGACTCGGACGCCGACGCGCATCGCCGCGACCGCGAGTGTGTAGAGGAAGATGCGGTTCATCCTCGGGTCGGGCGCGAAGAGGTGATGGCGGCGCACGACGCGGCGCGTGACGAGGTAGACGGCGCCGGGCTCGATGAGGCGAGGTTGGGTCACGGCGGCGCGGATGCGCACGTCTCGTTCCGGGCGGAGCGTGGCGAAATTGAGGGAAACCTCAACGTGGGTTGGCGGAACTGGCGGCGCCGAGCTGGCGGCCGCCATGGCCGCTCGGTCGACGCCCAACAAGCCCCGAGAGCTCAACCCTAAGTGCCCCCGAACGTCACCCAGGTTGAGCCCGTCGGCCGCTCACTCCCCGAGCCAAGCCGCGCGCTCGCCGCGCATCACCAGACGCCGCAGCAGCTCCCGCGGCGTCTTCGCCTCGCGCACCAGCTTCGCGATCCCCTCCTCGTCGCGCCCCCGCTCCACCCGCTTTCCGTGCACGTCCTTCGCGAGCCGATGCGCCTGCTCCGCCAGCGTCGCCAGCCCCTCGCGCCCCAGCTTCGTCACCGGGATCGGCCGCGCGCGCAGCAGCCTCCGCCGCAGCATCGCCACGTCCTCCATCGGCAGCAGCGTCGACTGCCCCTCGATCTCGTCGAGCAGCCCCGCTGCTTCCTCGCGCAGCGCGCCCAGCGTGTCGGGCGTCACCGCGAGCACCACGCACGCCCTCGGCAGCGCGCCGCCGCAGTAGAACCCGAGCGAGCGCAGCGCCGTCCTCCGCTCCGCGCGCGAAACGCCTGCGCGATACAGGTTCTCCGCCTCGTCGAGGATCAACACCGGTCCCTCGCAGCCCTCCAGCCGCGCCAGCAGATCGAGCCACAGGAGCAGCCGCCCGTACGCGTCCTTCCGGTACGACGGATTGCCCGGCTTGCTCTCCAGATCCACGGCGCCGAGCGTCTCCATCACCGCCGCGTCGTCGAGCTCGCCCGCCTCTGCGCCCCGCAGGCACCGCTCCGCCGCACGCGCCGCGTCGCCGTCGCCCTGCGCGATCGTATCCAGCGACGCCCGCAGCCGCTTCCGGATCGCCGGGGTGCGCAGCCAGCCCTCGAGCCGATCGATCGGCGTCGCGCGCCGCCGCAGCGGCAGGGCCGCGTTCTCGATCAGCCGCCGCAGATGGCGCTGCGGGTTGCCGAGATCCTCGTCGAGCCGCTCCACCGCCAGTCGCAGCACCGGGCGCTGATCCGCGAGCGCCCGCGCCTCCATGTGCAGCAGGTGGTGCGTCTTGCCCGCGCCGTACTCGCCGACCAGCACCGCGAACACCGAACCGTCGTTC includes:
- a CDS encoding IPT/TIG domain-containing protein — translated: MRPTLRALPFVLALFAALFALPAHAQVEQPPPVIERLEPTSGPPGTVVQMVGRYFRPGQQVRLAGQPVEVLSQMPNRWTLRIPQGAQSGRIAVEVPGVTTTIGPEFRVLAAAPPPVITDLQPRVVAPGGEVRILGENFSPRITENLVTLGGVGVVVRTATPTELVVIVPPTAQSGRFSVRVAGSGETVAPFDLQIGVPLAITGFSPAVGAPGTQVTVSGTGFQSSPRGQQVFIGNTAVRVVSASPTALVIEVPPSATSGVIMVDVRRTGRAYSATPFVVQAAPVVASFDPPAGPPGSMVRVRGANFGTDVRVVQVIFGNVLGVVRGLSPQEIVVEVPQGAGTGPISVIINGVGPVRSSGVFSVLSAPAIADFQPRSGGVGTEVVITGSGFSPVAAQNRVSISGVAAQVIAAAPTQLRVRMPAASSGPIQIDVQNAGTARSSQPFVVTTPPFIARFEPAQGLPGSVVTIHGASFGNNAALVEATIGDRRMQLRSVTDQRIEAVIPAGATSGQLRVTVRLQGSAVSQQVFDVLGAFAVTGVEPANAYPGQWLTIRGSGFTATGMEVRFAGVSTPVPYTFVTASEIRVVVPTGASSGALAVRTADGREASPRVDVTPPPGGMAITSVESRGCVRQGCTVIVRGHGFGARPNDQWVTFGGQRVRVRRASPVELELNVHRRMMGTATFRVQTRSGQSAESTPFTLQ